One genomic segment of Deltaproteobacteria bacterium includes these proteins:
- a CDS encoding DNA gyrase inhibitor YacG, producing MTDDKSSNSSKDDTIATVVARIVRCPQCRKSTEYSPRNPDRPFCSERCRTSDLGAWAEGKYAVPAEPSEMTEEEANLLSETLGEDQNIPPEE from the coding sequence ATGACCGACGACAAAAGCTCGAACTCTTCTAAAGATGATACTATTGCAACGGTTGTTGCGCGCATTGTTCGCTGCCCTCAGTGCCGCAAAAGCACGGAATACTCGCCGCGAAATCCAGATCGACCCTTTTGCTCGGAACGATGTCGGACGTCAGATCTTGGCGCATGGGCCGAAGGAAAATACGCGGTTCCCGCAGAGCCCTCAGAGATGACGGAGGAAGAGGCAAATCTTCTTTCCGAAACATTGGGCGAAGATCAAAACATACCGCCCGAGGAGTAG
- a CDS encoding S8 family serine peptidase: protein MAGIAAGSKRVCYGARQNSSIMKRQASAYFVLTLAIILGLNLPSASAQSTTQEYVPGEIIVKLKGSAKTLKSQAFIGKSVAEKSMTLKGSWSGLNMHHFKLSSDAEMKQTLNDLKNDPDVEYAEPNYILRSPGKATAEAFMTLNEARGTVGANSSVGALAQTNAPIQLANAWSATTSGQTPPIVAVIDTGVDYNHEIFLDSGAIWTNPGEVAGNGIDDDGNGYVDDVHGWNFVTNTNNPMDDDNHGTHVAGIVLGTTQDILAYPMEPAKIRIMALKFLDANGVGTTSDAVKCIYYAVNNGARVLNNSWGGGGFSNSLVDAVAFAYSRRVVFVAAAGNSSLNNDLSPTYPASYSVPGVISVAATTDSDGLASYSNYGASTVHMGSPGSGIWSSLPNQTYGRSSGTSMATPFVSGLAALMLRENSALSAYQIKQLIFSGAQQVPSLLSKTITKSRMNAYNSVVSAKTTTPDSEQPSFTAASRAPASEEAAVGGCGLVKALVEDAAGPSGPNRNVAFFGLLLLFAAPILIAYSLRQKTGKSRRRYPRYQIASQVKLSVGGRELTGNVSSISMGGVSLATDMNPDSANPEAWLENGGVVSMTIKSPDGKEEIQVAGKVVWSEEKKRFGVAFEGADSSVLNSIGRWTAGLLKAS from the coding sequence ATGGCGGGCATTGCGGCGGGATCGAAGAGAGTGTGCTACGGCGCACGTCAAAATTCTTCGATTATGAAGCGTCAGGCTTCGGCGTATTTTGTTCTTACCCTCGCCATAATTCTCGGTTTGAATTTGCCGTCGGCATCAGCCCAATCTACGACCCAGGAGTATGTTCCCGGCGAAATTATAGTGAAACTTAAAGGCAGTGCGAAAACCCTGAAGTCGCAGGCGTTCATTGGAAAGTCTGTTGCGGAAAAGTCGATGACGTTAAAGGGCTCGTGGTCGGGTCTTAATATGCATCACTTTAAACTCTCTTCCGATGCAGAGATGAAGCAGACGCTGAATGACTTGAAAAACGATCCAGACGTCGAATACGCCGAGCCTAATTATATTTTGCGTTCGCCGGGTAAGGCCACCGCAGAAGCCTTTATGACACTCAATGAAGCTCGCGGCACCGTCGGCGCGAACTCCTCTGTCGGAGCACTTGCGCAAACCAACGCGCCCATTCAGCTTGCCAATGCGTGGTCGGCAACGACTTCAGGCCAAACACCGCCGATCGTTGCAGTTATCGATACCGGCGTTGATTACAATCACGAAATTTTTCTGGACTCCGGTGCGATCTGGACAAATCCAGGTGAGGTTGCAGGGAACGGAATTGATGACGACGGCAACGGTTATGTCGACGATGTTCATGGCTGGAATTTCGTTACTAATACGAACAACCCAATGGATGACGACAATCACGGAACTCACGTCGCCGGAATCGTTCTTGGTACCACTCAAGATATTTTGGCTTACCCAATGGAGCCGGCAAAAATCAGAATTATGGCCTTGAAGTTTTTAGACGCCAACGGTGTCGGTACAACTTCCGATGCAGTGAAATGCATTTACTACGCTGTTAACAACGGCGCCCGAGTTTTAAATAACTCATGGGGCGGTGGGGGATTTTCGAACTCATTGGTCGATGCAGTTGCATTTGCATATTCGCGGCGAGTAGTCTTTGTCGCCGCGGCTGGAAATAGTTCGCTCAACAACGATCTCTCGCCAACGTACCCTGCCAGCTATTCCGTTCCTGGTGTCATTTCAGTTGCAGCTACGACAGACTCCGATGGTCTCGCGTCTTATTCAAACTATGGTGCCTCGACGGTTCACATGGGTTCGCCTGGCAGCGGAATTTGGAGCAGCCTCCCGAATCAAACTTACGGTCGATCATCGGGAACTTCGATGGCGACGCCATTTGTTTCGGGATTAGCAGCGTTGATGCTACGAGAAAACTCCGCGCTCTCTGCCTATCAAATAAAACAACTGATTTTTTCTGGAGCTCAGCAGGTCCCAAGCTTGCTTTCAAAAACGATCACGAAGTCACGAATGAATGCTTACAACTCTGTTGTATCAGCAAAAACAACCACCCCTGATTCAGAACAGCCATCGTTTACAGCTGCTTCGCGCGCGCCAGCAAGCGAAGAGGCGGCTGTTGGTGGCTGTGGTTTAGTCAAAGCGCTTGTTGAAGATGCGGCGGGCCCTAGCGGACCGAATCGCAATGTTGCTTTCTTTGGTTTACTATTGCTATTCGCTGCACCGATTCTGATTGCCTATAGCTTGCGGCAGAAAACAGGGAAGTCTCGACGACGCTATCCGCGCTATCAAATTGCGTCGCAAGTTAAACTCAGTGTCGGTGGGCGTGAGCTGACTGGAAATGTGAGTTCGATCTCAATGGGCGGTGTGTCGCTAGCGACCGACATGAATCCAGATTCTGCAAATCCAGAGGCTTGGCTCGAAAACGGTGGTGTCGTGTCGATGACAATCAAGAGCCCGGACGGAAAAGAAGAAATTCAGGTTGCCGGGAAAGTCGTATGGAGCGAAGAGAAGAAGCGCTTCGGTGTCGCGTTCGAGGGAGCCGACTCGAGTGTCCTCAACTCGATCGGTCGATGGACCGCAGGGCTATTGAAGGCGTCTTAG
- a CDS encoding type 1 glutamine amidotransferase, producing the protein MKSLRIAILSHSAGTRPDALVDWAFDRGHAPNVCALYKGDSCPSLDEFDFLVSTGGPMNCLEDERFPFLADEVKLLERAIVAGKGVLGLCLGGQLIARATGAQVKKHDHWEVGWHKVRLDDQMLGKGEIMAFQWHQDTFELPDGARRIASNPITSEQGFRLSSRVIGLQFHPEATVQWIRECLEDKPYPSGPYVQNQEEIVQGLIHQPAMNYWFRRLLQQIEGEL; encoded by the coding sequence ATGAAGTCGCTGCGAATCGCTATTTTATCCCACAGTGCCGGCACGCGCCCGGATGCGTTGGTGGACTGGGCTTTTGACCGTGGCCACGCGCCTAATGTTTGTGCCCTTTACAAGGGCGATTCTTGTCCCTCGCTCGATGAGTTTGATTTCTTGGTTTCGACGGGCGGGCCAATGAATTGCTTGGAGGACGAGCGTTTTCCATTTTTAGCAGACGAGGTAAAGCTTCTTGAGCGCGCGATCGTTGCGGGGAAGGGTGTATTAGGCCTTTGCCTTGGAGGGCAGCTCATCGCGCGTGCAACTGGCGCACAAGTTAAGAAGCACGACCACTGGGAAGTCGGGTGGCACAAGGTGCGCTTGGACGACCAGATGCTTGGAAAAGGCGAAATTATGGCGTTTCAGTGGCATCAAGACACCTTTGAACTGCCCGATGGTGCCCGGCGAATTGCCTCAAATCCAATCACTTCTGAGCAAGGCTTTCGATTGTCGAGCCGGGTCATTGGGCTTCAATTTCACCCAGAAGCGACGGTTCAATGGATCCGAGAGTGCCTGGAAGACAAACCCTATCCCTCGGGTCCTTATGTGCAAAATCAGGAAGAAATCGTTCAAGGCTTGATTCATCAACCAGCCATGAACTATTGGTTTAGAAGACTCCTACAACAGATTGAAGGTGAGCTGTGA
- the hpt gene encoding hypoxanthine phosphoribosyltransferase, with product MAASTAPLKFSKMITEADLAKRVKELGAEITSICQKEPVIAVCVLKGSFVFYSDLIRHIEADVTSEFLGVASYGNALQSSGEVKLTLDLTTSIEGKTVLLVEDIVDTGLTMEFLMNTLKARKPKKILTCSLLFKPDALKVEFKPDYVGFKISNDFVIGYGLDYQGFYRNLPYIARVESLN from the coding sequence ATGGCTGCTTCAACTGCACCCCTGAAATTCTCTAAGATGATTACCGAAGCAGATCTTGCCAAGCGAGTGAAAGAGCTCGGCGCTGAGATTACTTCCATTTGCCAGAAGGAACCCGTCATCGCAGTCTGCGTTCTGAAGGGTTCCTTTGTTTTTTACTCTGATCTTATTCGTCACATTGAAGCCGATGTAACTTCGGAATTCCTCGGAGTTGCCAGTTACGGGAATGCATTGCAATCCAGCGGCGAAGTAAAGTTGACGCTCGATCTTACGACTTCGATTGAAGGAAAAACTGTTCTCCTCGTTGAAGACATTGTCGATACCGGCTTAACGATGGAATTCTTGATGAACACCCTCAAGGCGAGAAAACCGAAAAAAATCCTTACTTGCTCTCTTTTGTTTAAGCCGGACGCTCTGAAAGTAGAGTTCAAACCTGACTATGTCGGATTTAAAATTTCAAACGACTTTGTGATCGGCTACGGCCTAGACTACCAAGGTTTCTATAGAAACCTTCCCTACATCGCACGAGTGGAATCTCTCAACTAA
- a CDS encoding division/cell wall cluster transcriptional repressor MraZ: MKSGREKNKSVDRFRGRFEVKVDPKGRLSLPPGLRVSDQLVVTNHRLSGRNALHVYTLDQWERLENRVSRLSQLDASVQAFIRFYISGGQVVELDAQGRFLLPVGLRKFSGIEGEAVLVGLGDKLEVWSTPMWETLFHEMTAEFDRIQADVSVLVRASLESEDES; the protein is encoded by the coding sequence ATGAAATCCGGCCGTGAGAAAAACAAATCTGTCGACCGCTTTCGCGGCCGCTTCGAAGTGAAAGTCGACCCAAAAGGTCGATTGTCACTTCCTCCGGGGCTTCGCGTTTCAGATCAGTTGGTGGTAACCAACCATCGACTCTCGGGGCGGAACGCCTTGCACGTTTACACACTAGATCAATGGGAGCGCTTGGAAAATCGTGTTTCGCGTCTTTCGCAATTGGATGCATCGGTTCAAGCCTTTATTCGCTTTTATATTTCTGGCGGACAAGTGGTGGAGCTCGACGCGCAGGGACGCTTTCTTCTGCCAGTGGGACTGCGCAAGTTTTCAGGTATTGAAGGTGAAGCGGTTTTGGTCGGGCTTGGCGACAAATTGGAAGTCTGGTCGACACCGATGTGGGAGACTTTGTTCCATGAAATGACCGCGGAGTTTGATCGCATTCAGGCCGACGTTTCGGTCTTGGTGCGGGCGAGCCTGGAATCGGAGGATGAGAGTTGA
- the rsmH gene encoding 16S rRNA (cytosine(1402)-N(4))-methyltransferase RsmH — MNQNPAHTPVLLREVLEQARATVADLGRPLRFGFDGTFGRGGHTNALLKDHPELVMIAFDQDAQAIEFGKQVYAAEIASHRLQLVRANFENIPGEIPFFDFMLLDLGVSSPQLDVAERGFSFYHDGPLDMRMDDRIELTAAKIINEWAEQDLARIFIGHGEVERPFKVIRAILQDRDAKPFTSTKQLAQLIERVDGWVKKGFHPATRYFMALRLEINRELDVVEKVMPAAVKRLSPGGRLAVITFHSLEDRIVKNFIRAVEDEGVLGPDFGESVKRKPIVPSESEVKLNPRSRSAKLRMFRRYKDGELKGPKNKYAHLAAIRHGEPPDESEGEE, encoded by the coding sequence TTGAATCAAAATCCTGCTCATACTCCCGTGCTTCTGCGCGAAGTACTCGAGCAAGCAAGGGCGACGGTGGCTGATTTGGGTCGACCGCTTCGCTTTGGTTTTGACGGAACGTTTGGGCGTGGCGGGCACACCAACGCCCTTCTCAAAGATCATCCAGAGCTTGTCATGATTGCATTTGATCAAGATGCACAAGCCATCGAATTTGGAAAACAGGTCTACGCAGCTGAGATCGCTTCGCATCGACTTCAGTTAGTGCGCGCCAATTTTGAAAACATTCCTGGCGAAATTCCTTTCTTCGACTTTATGCTTCTTGATCTAGGCGTTTCTTCACCTCAATTGGATGTTGCAGAGCGGGGATTTTCTTTTTACCACGACGGGCCATTGGACATGCGGATGGATGACCGCATTGAACTGACTGCAGCCAAAATTATTAACGAATGGGCCGAACAAGATCTTGCGCGAATTTTCATTGGTCACGGAGAGGTTGAGCGCCCTTTTAAGGTGATCCGCGCAATCTTGCAGGACCGAGACGCAAAACCTTTCACCTCCACGAAACAGCTGGCGCAGCTCATTGAGCGTGTTGATGGTTGGGTAAAAAAAGGTTTTCATCCAGCGACGCGGTATTTTATGGCACTGCGATTGGAGATTAATCGCGAGCTCGATGTGGTCGAGAAAGTGATGCCCGCGGCAGTGAAGCGACTTTCGCCGGGCGGCAGATTGGCCGTAATCACTTTTCATTCCTTGGAAGACAGGATCGTAAAGAATTTCATTCGCGCGGTCGAGGATGAAGGAGTTTTGGGACCAGACTTCGGGGAAAGTGTAAAGCGAAAGCCAATTGTTCCTTCGGAATCAGAAGTAAAACTAAACCCGCGCTCGCGCAGCGCGAAGCTTCGAATGTTCCGTCGCTACAAGGATGGCGAACTAAAAGGGCCGAAAAATAAATATGCTCACCTCGCGGCTATTCGCCACGGCGAACCACCAGATGAAAGTGAAGGAGAAGAATGA
- a CDS encoding histidine kinase, with amino-acid sequence MKRDSVMWVSATTPSASTKDFSDVKWADLAPFISVAVIAMSLFFIAFAKMEVRRLGYGVLKLSREERSLRDQERDVTVRLAKATRPERLALVAESRLTLRRAEKGQIIHMTETGLALEQ; translated from the coding sequence ATGAAACGAGATAGCGTGATGTGGGTGTCGGCGACAACGCCGAGCGCCTCCACGAAAGATTTTTCAGATGTGAAGTGGGCGGATCTTGCGCCATTTATAAGTGTTGCCGTGATCGCCATGAGTTTGTTTTTTATTGCCTTTGCCAAGATGGAAGTACGCCGCCTTGGCTACGGAGTCTTAAAGCTGTCGCGAGAAGAGCGCTCATTGAGAGACCAAGAGCGAGATGTGACTGTGCGATTGGCGAAAGCGACGAGGCCCGAACGCTTGGCTTTAGTCGCGGAAAGTCGACTGACATTGCGACGTGCGGAAAAGGGTCAGATTATTCATATGACTGAAACAGGATTGGCTCTCGAACAGTGA
- a CDS encoding transpeptidase family protein, whose translation MKSHRSRLLLLFFAFTCLWACLVARAAWIQLIPNQRLEALKRRQFETTITLGNRRGEILDRNGNELATSAPAWSLFADPKVIENSKDASRQLAAVFRKKHPISEQRRVARQLNEKIKNKRRRFVWIERQMATDRKIEIEKLKIKGLGFIEEPRRIYPNEKLLANVLGFVGQEGRGLEGLELKYNSALSGERRKVALQKDARGRPLVINGRLFTEVPDGATIELTIDRDLQFVVERELAEAVSEHEASAGTAVVLDAQTSEILAMATLPTFNSNEGARYLPEVRRNRSVTDLFEPGSTLKTFVMAAAIESSKIQPNTKIFGEWGQMKLGDRVIREADAKHKFGMITVTESLAYSSNIGSAKVAKMVGDAGLREAYLKFGFGEPSGVDLPGEARGLLQPLPWRDHLLANISFGHGIAVTPLQVANAYAAIANGGTLKQPYIVKSVRDSESGEVTYEQPKIIRRALGPEAAAKMRLMLSATTIGDGTGINARVPGFPVAGKTGTAQRVLEGGRGYEAGAYVSSFVGFLPVNDPKYVIFVALDKPQKNYYGSAVAAPVFARIARYAVTRAGLSPVLISAKNVVPAGAAEKARNPKADATAWRAEHGLFSEKERRRDEARRAAVRASELSVLSSGFESGRGSFGAQVLSPGLPSVLSVTAPEHFPDEADESGVPIVRVPDVIGLSLREAMEAMEKAGIPWRQVEAKGHGFVANQSPDSGAKHKGVSSRIKLDLDLFQQED comes from the coding sequence GTGAAATCGCACCGCTCTCGCTTGCTCTTATTATTTTTCGCGTTCACATGTCTGTGGGCTTGTCTCGTGGCGCGGGCAGCATGGATTCAGTTGATCCCCAATCAGCGGCTTGAAGCACTCAAGCGGCGACAGTTTGAAACGACAATTACCCTTGGCAATCGGCGAGGTGAGATACTTGATCGCAACGGCAATGAGCTAGCGACTTCTGCGCCTGCGTGGTCGCTTTTCGCCGACCCGAAAGTAATCGAAAATTCGAAAGATGCTTCTCGCCAGTTGGCGGCGGTTTTTCGTAAAAAGCATCCGATCTCTGAGCAGCGACGAGTGGCACGTCAGCTAAATGAAAAGATCAAGAACAAGCGGCGGCGCTTTGTCTGGATTGAACGCCAGATGGCCACCGACAGAAAAATCGAAATCGAGAAGTTAAAAATAAAGGGCTTAGGTTTCATTGAAGAACCGCGGCGAATTTATCCCAATGAAAAACTGTTGGCCAACGTCTTGGGATTTGTTGGTCAAGAGGGCCGCGGACTTGAAGGGCTCGAATTGAAATACAACAGCGCTCTTTCTGGCGAGCGAAGAAAAGTAGCACTCCAGAAAGATGCTAGGGGGCGGCCGCTCGTCATAAACGGTCGGCTCTTTACAGAAGTTCCGGATGGCGCCACCATTGAGCTTACGATCGATCGCGATTTGCAGTTCGTCGTTGAGCGGGAGTTAGCAGAGGCCGTTTCCGAGCATGAGGCGTCGGCTGGTACAGCAGTCGTCTTGGATGCGCAGACGTCGGAAATTCTGGCAATGGCGACACTACCAACTTTCAATTCAAATGAAGGAGCCAGGTATTTACCGGAAGTTCGCCGCAATCGTTCGGTGACGGATTTATTTGAACCCGGCTCTACGTTAAAGACATTCGTCATGGCCGCCGCGATCGAGAGTTCCAAAATTCAGCCGAATACCAAGATCTTTGGTGAATGGGGACAGATGAAGCTTGGCGATCGCGTGATTCGCGAGGCCGACGCGAAACATAAATTCGGAATGATCACGGTCACAGAATCCTTGGCCTACTCATCTAATATTGGCTCGGCAAAAGTGGCGAAAATGGTGGGTGATGCGGGCCTTCGCGAAGCCTATTTAAAGTTTGGCTTCGGCGAGCCGTCCGGGGTTGATTTACCGGGCGAGGCGCGCGGTTTGTTGCAGCCTCTTCCGTGGCGAGATCACTTGCTAGCAAATATTTCTTTTGGTCACGGTATCGCTGTAACGCCGCTTCAGGTAGCGAATGCTTACGCTGCAATCGCAAATGGCGGTACGTTGAAACAGCCTTACATTGTAAAGTCCGTGCGCGATTCTGAAAGTGGCGAAGTCACCTACGAGCAACCGAAAATTATTCGCCGCGCATTGGGTCCCGAGGCGGCCGCCAAAATGCGACTGATGCTTTCAGCGACAACCATTGGCGATGGCACTGGGATCAATGCGCGGGTGCCGGGCTTCCCGGTCGCAGGAAAAACCGGAACAGCGCAGCGTGTCCTCGAAGGGGGACGCGGTTATGAGGCGGGCGCCTACGTTTCAAGCTTCGTTGGTTTCTTGCCCGTGAACGATCCTAAGTATGTGATATTTGTTGCTCTCGATAAGCCGCAGAAAAATTATTATGGAAGCGCCGTCGCTGCGCCGGTGTTTGCACGAATCGCACGCTATGCAGTGACTCGTGCCGGACTTTCACCAGTATTGATCTCGGCCAAAAATGTGGTGCCCGCTGGGGCCGCCGAAAAGGCTAGAAACCCAAAAGCGGACGCGACCGCTTGGCGCGCTGAACACGGGTTGTTCTCAGAAAAAGAGCGGCGCAGAGATGAAGCGCGACGCGCGGCTGTACGGGCGTCTGAACTTTCAGTTTTGTCTTCTGGATTCGAATCTGGTCGGGGCTCCTTCGGTGCCCAAGTCCTGTCTCCGGGTTTGCCGTCCGTTTTATCAGTCACTGCACCGGAGCATTTTCCCGATGAGGCCGATGAATCGGGCGTCCCGATTGTGCGCGTACCCGACGTCATCGGATTAAGTCTTCGCGAGGCGATGGAGGCAATGGAAAAAGCCGGCATTCCCTGGCGACAGGTTGAGGCGAAAGGCCATGGTTTTGTGGCAAACCAGAGTCCTGACTCGGGCGCCAAGCACAAAGGCGTGAGCTCTCGGATCAAGCTCGATCTCGATCTTTTTCAGCAAGAAGACTAG
- a CDS encoding TIGR02147 family protein, whose protein sequence is MKPNYTPDLYRYDDFRRFLFDCYTLRKKNDPAYSYKRFAEAAELGSPNYLKLVIDGDRALTIANIHRFSVALDLTPSETRYFEALVLFNQAESNSEKAYYRARLSELTSMKSPSTIRKSSSTALLDSPVTIAVIVCLDGLHVDDGFASVATRSGARKETVAAIVETLMREKLVSVVDQRYELTDRYIQFQDRQSRSSNQKRYLKSQLQESMRALDTRYAKDAKFYCNTFTIAKHSLDVLQDRIANWIDDLMNMTNAEPAEQVVQLNIQLFPHRQN, encoded by the coding sequence ATGAAACCGAATTACACGCCAGATCTCTACCGTTATGACGACTTTCGCCGTTTCCTTTTCGATTGCTACACCCTGAGAAAGAAAAATGATCCCGCTTATTCTTACAAGCGATTTGCCGAAGCGGCTGAGCTCGGCTCCCCCAACTATTTAAAATTAGTGATCGACGGTGACCGCGCGCTGACGATCGCGAACATTCACCGCTTCAGCGTTGCTCTTGATCTCACTCCTAGCGAAACGCGCTACTTCGAAGCGCTCGTCTTGTTTAATCAAGCCGAATCAAATAGCGAAAAAGCCTATTACCGCGCACGCCTTTCTGAACTCACGTCAATGAAAAGCCCTTCGACCATTCGCAAATCATCTTCAACCGCCCTGCTCGATTCCCCAGTGACGATAGCTGTGATCGTGTGTCTCGATGGCTTGCACGTGGACGACGGTTTCGCGTCTGTTGCCACCCGGTCGGGAGCAAGAAAAGAAACTGTTGCGGCCATTGTGGAAACTTTAATGCGAGAAAAATTAGTTTCTGTTGTTGATCAACGGTATGAACTAACTGATCGCTATATTCAGTTTCAAGACAGACAATCCCGAAGTTCAAATCAAAAACGCTATCTCAAATCTCAACTCCAAGAATCAATGCGCGCACTGGATACCCGTTACGCCAAGGATGCTAAGTTCTATTGCAACACCTTTACGATTGCGAAGCATTCGCTTGACGTTCTGCAAGACCGAATTGCCAACTGGATCGATGATTTGATGAACATGACAAATGCCGAACCCGCAGAACAGGTTGTCCAGCTGAACATTCAGCTTTTTCCGCATCGTCAAAATTGA
- a CDS encoding UDP-N-acetylmuramoyl-L-alanyl-D-glutamate--2,6-diaminopimelate ligase, whose product MKLNQLISQCPSLSIVGSPQDCDATGIFFDDRKVLPGSIFVAIRGAQTDGHKFLQAAIEAGASAVVVEADNADKARALCEDAAHDTANFEKVTIGFAASTRLALAELAAAFQGFPSRGLFTAAVTGTNGKTTSTYMIEHVLNLGGLPTGVIGTIDHHLGSKVWPTSMTTPDPVEFQLRLKEFLQNGALAVSLEASSHALDQRRLDSVDFDFAVFTNLTRDHLDYHQAMDEYFMAKHRLFSELLASSIKPNRVALFNAMDPWSMRSYELLLNSKDSRLSNLKIFTFGDMGVAPNSDFRYQILSQGFDGVKFALTSQSGSFEIKISMPGIHNVQNAVGAFVAGISAGLTPSAIAHALTQMRGVPGRLERVPNDKGIHIFVDYAHTDDALRAILAMLGSVRSQAKASNSSRDANANLITLFGCGGDRDRGKRPLMMRVALDGSDSVVLTSDNPRTEDPEQILDDAMAAVQVNEHGKVRRYVDRRIAIEKALQSAKPGDVVLIAGKGHEVTQQIGTVKYPFSDVKVVLEILEGKSNG is encoded by the coding sequence GTGAAGTTAAATCAGCTCATCTCTCAATGCCCAAGTTTGTCGATAGTCGGGTCTCCTCAAGACTGCGACGCGACGGGAATTTTTTTCGACGATCGCAAAGTTCTGCCGGGATCGATCTTCGTTGCCATTCGCGGGGCGCAGACCGATGGACACAAGTTCTTACAAGCGGCCATCGAGGCCGGAGCGTCTGCAGTCGTTGTCGAGGCCGATAACGCGGACAAAGCTCGGGCCCTTTGTGAGGACGCGGCACACGATACAGCTAACTTCGAAAAAGTGACCATCGGGTTTGCCGCTTCTACGCGCCTCGCGCTGGCGGAATTGGCTGCCGCGTTTCAAGGTTTCCCATCCCGCGGGCTTTTCACAGCTGCAGTGACAGGTACCAACGGAAAAACGACCTCAACCTACATGATCGAACACGTATTAAACTTGGGCGGCTTACCGACCGGAGTCATTGGGACGATCGACCACCATCTTGGTTCGAAGGTCTGGCCGACGTCGATGACGACTCCTGACCCAGTTGAATTTCAACTTCGCCTGAAAGAATTCCTTCAGAATGGGGCACTTGCGGTTTCACTCGAGGCTTCAAGCCATGCTCTTGATCAGCGCCGGCTAGATAGTGTTGATTTTGATTTTGCCGTTTTTACAAATCTCACTCGCGATCACCTCGATTATCACCAGGCGATGGACGAGTACTTCATGGCAAAACACCGTCTTTTTTCTGAACTATTAGCAAGTTCGATTAAACCGAACCGAGTGGCACTTTTTAACGCCATGGATCCCTGGTCAATGCGGTCTTACGAGCTACTTTTGAATTCGAAAGACAGTCGACTTTCGAATCTGAAGATTTTTACTTTTGGAGACATGGGTGTAGCGCCGAATTCCGATTTTCGATATCAGATTCTTTCACAAGGATTCGACGGAGTTAAGTTCGCCCTCACTTCGCAAAGCGGAAGTTTTGAAATAAAGATTTCGATGCCCGGGATTCACAATGTGCAAAACGCGGTTGGTGCTTTTGTGGCGGGGATTTCTGCGGGGCTTACGCCGTCCGCGATCGCTCACGCATTGACGCAAATGCGAGGCGTTCCGGGCCGCCTCGAGCGGGTACCGAATGACAAAGGAATCCATATCTTTGTCGACTACGCCCATACGGACGATGCATTGCGGGCCATTTTAGCAATGCTGGGCTCTGTACGATCTCAGGCGAAAGCGTCGAACTCGAGCCGGGATGCAAATGCCAATTTGATTACTTTATTCGGTTGCGGCGGCGACCGCGACCGCGGCAAAAGACCACTGATGATGCGTGTAGCGTTGGACGGCTCTGATAGCGTTGTGCTGACTTCCGACAACCCGCGTACTGAAGATCCCGAACAGATTCTCGACGACGCGATGGCAGCGGTGCAGGTCAATGAGCACGGAAAAGTCCGTCGTTACGTTGATCGTCGAATTGCGATCGAGAAAGCGTTGCAGTCGGCGAAACCTGGTGACGTGGTTTTGATTGCCGGTAAAGGTCACGAAGTGACGCAGCAAATTGGTACTGTCAAATATCCGTTTTCAGATGTGAAAGTCGTGCTGGAAATTTTGGAAGGGAAATCCAATGGCTGA